The genomic region GGTCTGTGTTTCTGGCCCCAAGCATATTTACATATCTGTGATTTGTTGAAATCCCTGTTTTTGATGTACGTTTCATTCTCATTTATCCTGACACTTAGTGGTCTTGCAGTTTCTCCCACGTAAAAATTGTTCATTCAACGGGTATTTTGTAGATGTAGTTCTTTGACCTTTCCTGTGTGCTTTTGGGTTTTGTTTTGGATAGAATAGATCTGAGTGTGTTGGTTGTTTTAAATGCTGTTGTGATGTTGTACTTATTTCCTAtcctttttaataatttttttagtcattttaatcattttttgttAGAACCTTTGATAGCAGGTATTTTTTCTTCTTGAAATGCCTTTTCATTTGAATAGATTTTGGGCTCTATCatataatgttttgatgattgcGTTTTTGATATTTGTATTTTGGTTTGAGTGGCAATTTAAATACCTGTTGGTGTGGGTTGTGGGATTTAAATATCTTCTTTGGTGATCAGTAGATACATCCAGGAAGGGAAGtggattgttttttttttctttttctatcgtGAATTTGATTGGTTCTTTTTTATTGTTGATATCGGTCAGAAATTTGCCCAATGTATCTGGTCAGTGACAAGTCCAAATGGAAAACACATcgtctacatatctccaccatactgtgggttgcTTTTACTTACTctacatatcgtcagtgatgtaacaATTCCTCCTATCTGCTGCTGTAACATGAGTTTTGTAGGAGAGACGGAAAACCTTTTTAAgagccacctcctgttttcatatattttttgacttgttttgtagtaattCTACTatgaatttactacaaaaaaagtcaaaaatatatgaaaacagaaGATGACCCTAAAAAAGTTTTTCGTCTCGACTACAAAACTCATGTTACAGCAGATAgaaggtattgtcacatcaccgacgatattaTATTGTTTCTACGTATTTGTTGTCATTTCTACGTATCTCAATCAACTGTTGTGGGTTTTTCAATAAACCCAAACTGTGGCTAATTCCATATAAATATAACATTTAACTTACACATGCCACAAGATAACAGTttctaaacttttttttgtattgtgtgtttttaaattttaactcaCGATTTACTTagaatttatttctttttaaacTCTTAAGAATTTTTCCTTCGATGTTTAGTTTTAGGTTTCCACTATGTGGTTTTTCTCCGTGATAAGCATAACTCCACTATATTATTATCTAATGATAGTTGTAGTCAATGCAGAATATTCTAAGGAATCAGTTATACCGCTAAGCTCTGAGAAAATGTGACTTGTGATAAACTGTAGAAGGATACttttacattttcttctttttttctatttaatttttaatcggTTGTCCAATTTTTTATTTGCGATATGAATAACGTTGCAGGTTATAGTTCCATCGATCTCTTCGTCATTGGTCCACAGATTATTAAAGGCCGGCGCCCACTTATACGGAACAGCCCGCTACGGAACGGACCGCGACGATCGGCATTTTAATATTTGCGTGTATTCAAATGGCTCAGCGCGATGTGCTACGATTCCGTAAAGTAGGCGCTGAGCCATTTGAATACacgaaaatattaaaatgccGATCGTCGCGGTCCGTTCCGTAGCGGGCTGTTCCGTATAAGTGGGTGCCGGCCTTAAGACATGTTACTCTTTTGTAACTCCTGTATATTTAGATAATTATTAGCTGCTATTGacaatagtaggggaggaaagtatactaaatgtgCAGTTACTCGATGGGGACTGGTTTACTGCGTTAGGGGagctattgggttgtgaagattaggtcctaaaaccaaaaaaatttaagtaaagttttccatctAAGTGGGCACTTTccatttttatttgatttatttttccattgccaacaatcgttttttcgattatagcgccatctatccattattcgaaaaatgtatcgaataaaagttacttatttttacgtaaggaatacaaatctgcaataaaaaatgggggcccttatttaagattttaaagtaacctctcGCCCCACTTCCCGGGGGTGGGGGGTGGGGActgtttagtgccattcgatagaattttgaaaaatattgagcacaaatttgtagtttttttgatctgtcgttcatttcgcgaaatattcgcttttttcttgtgaaactttgtgactcacccatttccttacgcctcgctcaaatcgtcagatgatgttttaaatatacactgttttgtatGTGCTTagcttatcttaatctgacgacttcgagtttttctaaggatagatatttttttttcggtccccccttaacgaactcccctgtattaagatccaataaaTGGTAGGGATACATTTACAGGgcacaaggtttctccccatatggtaatctgacgcgctcgagtaattgcaaaaatccccgcttgggctccccgaCCATAATATTTAGAAAATGTTGTTATATCAGTTTTCCCTATATTCAggattatttaatttatttattttattttttttcagagCCCAGTAATTACGTCTGTAGTACTTGCAAAGCTCGCTTACATTCAGCATGGAGGCTCGTTCAACATGTACAACACGCACATGGAATTAAAATATATGTGGAAAGCTCACCCACGAGTTCCAAGATTAGTAGCAGTAACAATCATAGCGGAAGTAGCTCCAGTAGTTCTAGCTCGGGCTGTTCTGCAGGAGCAGTACCACCGCCTCCACCGAATATGAGACACCATTTGCTTCCTCCACCTGATCTACATAATCCATTTGGAGTTGGTGGTTTACTAAGATTGCCGTTACCACCTTTAAACCATGGTCCTGTACCTCCAGCTCCACTTTTTTCGCGACCCGATCATCACTACAGGATAGATCAGTTAGTAAGTGAACAGTTTCGCCACCACGGACTTAATTTAGCAGCAGCTGCTGCAGCTGTAGCTGCAGGAAATGTTCCTCCACCACCACACACTAGTTTTCCATCTCCGGCGGAAAGAAATAACGTTGTTAATAGTATACAGTCTAGAGACCGAGGAACTCCAAATCAACCTTTATCATTAGAACCCCAGCTGGATTTTTACTCGCAGCGGTTGAGGCAATTGGCAGGCACCACCAGCCCGGGAACGGCACAGGCAGGCTCACCGTTACCCCGCAAGCACTCACCGCCTTTTGCGAGTCCCTCCCCTTCCCAAATGCCGCCAACTTCTATTCCCAATAATACCAGTTCCAGTAGTAAtcataacaataataatttgagtAGCAATAGTAGTAGGCCACCGAGCGTTTCTCCACCGACGAAGTCGGATGACCAAATTTTGAATACTCCGAGATCAGCCAGTACTCCACCAGGGAAACCAGGATCACCTAAAAATTCAAATTCTGCAGATAATGTTCATTCTTGTGATTATTGTGGGAAGAAGTTTCGTTACCAAAATAACCTTGAAGTTCATAAACGAACTCATACAGGTGAACTCCCATATAAATGTACAGTTTGTGATCATGTTTGTGCGCAAAGTTCTAAATTAAAAAAGCATATGAAAATACATCGAACTCCAGATGACCGGAATAGTAATGCTGGTTCAGTGGAGACATTAGATGGTGATGATAGCGAAGAGGATGAAGAAGTGGAAGACGAGGAGGAAGATGAGGAAGAAAtggaggaagaagaagaagcggAAGATTTAAGTGTTCCTAGCCAAATTCCAAAAAACCCAACGAGTCCATCAGCTTCACTAGTTGGTGAACTGATGGACAAATTTGGTTTGAGTAATATAGCTCAATATAGTGAAGCATATAAACAGGCTTTACAAGAATCTAGTACTGCCCTGAAACTTCAGTTTCATAAAGACAGGGACAACAATAATACAAGTTTACTAACTCACCTTAAAATTAAAGATGAGTTTGCCAAAGGTTTGTTACCAGTACCACCTCCACAACCATTACCTCTTTTTCCTCCATTTAACGATACATTTGATGCATCCAAGCGACTGAAAATGGAACTAGAAAGAAATGACTGGTGGTTACCTAGTTTACCAAGAGACAGTAAGGGACTACCTGGTCCTAGTGCACTAATTCCAAATCCTTTAATCAAAAAAGAATCACGACGTAACGATACTTGTGAATATTGtggaaaagtttttaaaaattgttcaaatttAACGGTACACAGAAGATCACACACAGGCGagaaaccttataaatgtgaactTTGTTCCTATGCTTGTGCGCAGAGTTCCAAGCTTACACGCCACATGAAGACACATGGTAGAATCGGTAAAGACGTTTATAGGTGTCGATTCTGTGAAATGCCGTTTTCGGTTCCTTCAACATTAGAAAAGCATATGCGAAAATGTGTAGTCAATCAAGGTAAGGGTCATTTGTTAGGCACAATGCCCATGCTATCAGGAGACGAGGATTCATCGACGAGCATAACCTCCAAAGAGGCCGTATGACTCTTTCCGTGGGGTGGGATGAGATTGCCCCCTCCACCTCCCAGTTTAACGTACTAGTCCTAATGAACTCTTTAGAAGAATTGTTGTTGTGAACAGTGATTTTTGCCTCCATCTGGCCTAATTTgattttttgttgatattttctaAGAGGTGAAGTCAACCTAAAATAAAATTAACCTAGAACTGTTAATGAAGAGTATTGCAATGATAATTTTGgaatatttgttaaatttttaattatttttattgatttattatATGATTATTATGGTATAATATGAACATTTGGCAAAATTTAACCCCAACTGTATTTTATTTGTACTACTCACTGATCATAAAAGAGCTGGAAAAAGTTATTGTTAAAGAATTAGAAGAGGGTAAGGAGAAATTGAACAGTTTAGAGCTAATCGTCAATTGATTATCAGTGGTACAGTCTGTTTGGTGTTGGATTAGATATAGCCCACTGAAGGAAGCACTAAAATCGGCAACGTTGCTTATGACAATGAGTTGCATTGCCACTGTAGAATTACGAATCAGGTGCATTAAGTAGAAGCGGGGAAGCAGTGTTGCCGTGTATAGGTGTCTAATTTAAAACTAAACGGTCTGTATAATAGTTATTCGTACAATTTTACCAAATGGTATTTTAGAGTAAAGTTAAAGTTTTCTACTGAATTTGACTAAATTATAATTGCATATTCTTCCTGTTTTATGACATAAAAATGTATagtattaatatattatataaacgtTTATCCCTAAATAAAATTCACTTGACGGGATACGTATTTTCTTTGTAACTGATACCAAAGCAATGTTCTTTTTCCTAATTATTATTCATTATTGAGTTTATTGATTAATTACTTGTATATTTGTAATTAGATATATGTTGAGACTGAGAGGGCtagatttttcaatattttttaggGGCATTTGTGCCGTCGACGTTTTAGCCCTGTGTACATTCCCTATCATATCATTTTTTGGCCAGTAATAGCCGGTTGTATATATTTCTACGTAGTTATTTATTTTTCACAAGGTTTTGGAAAAGTCGTTACAATAACTCgttaaaaaacgaaataaaaactgTTTAATACACACGGTCGAAACAAAAGACTTACAAACGATATAATTATACAAGTGTACACTCAAGCGTGTCTAGATTTTGGTGACTACAGATTGTAATTCTTATACGAGGTCTGTACCAAACGCTGAAGTAACTGAGATAGTTTGAAGTTTAATTCTTGCAATGGCTTCCAATAATACCGTTAAATTCGAGACTTGCGTTTTGTCAAAATCTGTTGCACAAGAATCCATGGATGTGCGCATTGTTGGAATGAAGAAACCAGTCGCCGAATAATGGTGCATGGATGAACACTTCCATTGTGAAGACTGTTGTATTGTTTTGGGATCATAAAGACAAACCTACAACTCGTCAACTTGTAGGCATTCATCATCATTCGGAGTGACTTTCCTagagaaatttttttaaataaatttgtcACAGATGCAAGTCATGGTGAGCAAAACCAATTATACATCTGTGTTTTACTCATACATTTATATTAAAGAACTATTGCATCATTTGCACATCTTCCACACATCTTTTTCGAGTgacatttttgcaattaactagttttgatgggaaataagccacaattttactaaaaaaatgattttattaacgtttcgacgcccaaatcgtgtgtcgttgtcaaaatacaaaaaatattaatgatttGGGCATTAATTGACTCCCGATTGGGGCGTcgaaagttaataaaataatttttttagtaaaattgcggcttattttccatcaaaactagttaatctTTGTTGAGTTTAAAATAGTGCGAATTGACTGGTCGCATTGACTGGTTCGTTATTTTCGGTGATAACAAAAAGGGACGAACAAAAAATAAACGATGCGTGTAGGGATGgactcgagccgagccgagcttttGACAAGCTTGAGCTCCTCTAgaaatttcgagccgagctcGAGATAGAAACTCGGCTTGAACTTCGAGCTGCAGGTTGAGCTCGTGGCTCGTGTCGGCTCGGCTCGAATATTTCGAGCCGAGCGGGGTTCGGCTGgaatttattccatattttacggagacactgtatattga from Diabrotica virgifera virgifera chromosome 3, PGI_DIABVI_V3a harbors:
- the LOC114337339 gene encoding B-cell lymphoma/leukemia 11B isoform X2; the protein is MRIKMPAVRIAQADADGVEEDPHQDILTCGVCQKPFALSDIVRFIQHKVTSCNKENFGQCYTNNEKDRDGDEGNLPLSTINTRRPSISAPISGKKATGNRVHTPPPASPRLPAPGDLCVDGAASSTPKRRASSPLTSSSPEEDIKPLIKQEKMDNTTSSEENSCKRSRTEVADAESNTTHSEPSNYVCSTCKARLHSAWRLVQHVQHAHGIKIYVESSPTSSKISSSNNHSGSSSSSSSSGCSAGAVPPPPPNMRHHLLPPPDLHNPFGVGGLLRLPLPPLNHGPVPPAPLFSRPDHHYRIDQLVSEQFRHHGLNLAAAAAAVAAGNVPPPPHTSFPSPAERNNVVNSIQSRDRGTPNQPLSLEPQLDFYSQRLRQLAGTTSPGTAQAGSPLPRKHSPPFASPSPSQMPPTSIPNNTSSSSNHNNNNLSSNSSRPPSVSPPTKSDDQILNTPRSASTPPGKPGSPKNSNSADNVHSCDYCGKKFRYQNNLEVHKRTHTGELPYKCTVCDHVCAQSSKLKKHMKIHRTPDDRNSNAGSVETLDGDDSEEDEEVEDEEEDEEEMEEEEEAEDLSVPSQIPKNPTSPSASLVGELMDKFGLSNIAQYSEAYKQALQESSTALKLQFHKDRDNNNTSLLTHLKIKDEFAKGLLPVPPPQPLPLFPPFNDTFDASKRLKMELERNDWWLPSLPRDSKGLPGPSALIPNPLIKKESRRNDTCEYCGKVFKNCSNLTVHRRSHTGEKPYKCELCSYACAQSSKLTRHMKTHGRIGKDVYRCRFCEMPFSVPSTLEKHMRKCVVNQGKGHLLGTMPMLSGDEDSSTSITSKEAV
- the LOC114337339 gene encoding B-cell lymphoma/leukemia 11B isoform X1, whose amino-acid sequence is MRIKMPAVRIAQGKDSKSSNSSIINADGVEEDPHQDILTCGVCQKPFALSDIVRFIQHKVTSCNKENFGQCYTNNEKDRDGDEGNLPLSTINTRRPSISAPISGKKATGNRVHTPPPASPRLPAPGDLCVDGAASSTPKRRASSPLTSSSPEEDIKPLIKQEKMDNTTSSEENSCKRSRTEVADAESNTTHSEPSNYVCSTCKARLHSAWRLVQHVQHAHGIKIYVESSPTSSKISSSNNHSGSSSSSSSSGCSAGAVPPPPPNMRHHLLPPPDLHNPFGVGGLLRLPLPPLNHGPVPPAPLFSRPDHHYRIDQLVSEQFRHHGLNLAAAAAAVAAGNVPPPPHTSFPSPAERNNVVNSIQSRDRGTPNQPLSLEPQLDFYSQRLRQLAGTTSPGTAQAGSPLPRKHSPPFASPSPSQMPPTSIPNNTSSSSNHNNNNLSSNSSRPPSVSPPTKSDDQILNTPRSASTPPGKPGSPKNSNSADNVHSCDYCGKKFRYQNNLEVHKRTHTGELPYKCTVCDHVCAQSSKLKKHMKIHRTPDDRNSNAGSVETLDGDDSEEDEEVEDEEEDEEEMEEEEEAEDLSVPSQIPKNPTSPSASLVGELMDKFGLSNIAQYSEAYKQALQESSTALKLQFHKDRDNNNTSLLTHLKIKDEFAKGLLPVPPPQPLPLFPPFNDTFDASKRLKMELERNDWWLPSLPRDSKGLPGPSALIPNPLIKKESRRNDTCEYCGKVFKNCSNLTVHRRSHTGEKPYKCELCSYACAQSSKLTRHMKTHGRIGKDVYRCRFCEMPFSVPSTLEKHMRKCVVNQGKGHLLGTMPMLSGDEDSSTSITSKEAV
- the LOC114337339 gene encoding B-cell lymphoma/leukemia 11B isoform X3 — protein: MRIKMPAVRIAQDADGVEEDPHQDILTCGVCQKPFALSDIVRFIQHKVTSCNKENFGQCYTNNEKDRDGDEGNLPLSTINTRRPSISAPISGKKATGNRVHTPPPASPRLPAPGDLCVDGAASSTPKRRASSPLTSSSPEEDIKPLIKQEKMDNTTSSEENSCKRSRTEVADAESNTTHSEPSNYVCSTCKARLHSAWRLVQHVQHAHGIKIYVESSPTSSKISSSNNHSGSSSSSSSSGCSAGAVPPPPPNMRHHLLPPPDLHNPFGVGGLLRLPLPPLNHGPVPPAPLFSRPDHHYRIDQLVSEQFRHHGLNLAAAAAAVAAGNVPPPPHTSFPSPAERNNVVNSIQSRDRGTPNQPLSLEPQLDFYSQRLRQLAGTTSPGTAQAGSPLPRKHSPPFASPSPSQMPPTSIPNNTSSSSNHNNNNLSSNSSRPPSVSPPTKSDDQILNTPRSASTPPGKPGSPKNSNSADNVHSCDYCGKKFRYQNNLEVHKRTHTGELPYKCTVCDHVCAQSSKLKKHMKIHRTPDDRNSNAGSVETLDGDDSEEDEEVEDEEEDEEEMEEEEEAEDLSVPSQIPKNPTSPSASLVGELMDKFGLSNIAQYSEAYKQALQESSTALKLQFHKDRDNNNTSLLTHLKIKDEFAKGLLPVPPPQPLPLFPPFNDTFDASKRLKMELERNDWWLPSLPRDSKGLPGPSALIPNPLIKKESRRNDTCEYCGKVFKNCSNLTVHRRSHTGEKPYKCELCSYACAQSSKLTRHMKTHGRIGKDVYRCRFCEMPFSVPSTLEKHMRKCVVNQGKGHLLGTMPMLSGDEDSSTSITSKEAV